The Nonlabens spongiae genome contains a region encoding:
- a CDS encoding GIY-YIG nuclease family protein — protein MVMIYYVYILKCSDDTYYTGITSELWKRLEKHESGEYFGSYTSTRLPVSLEYYCSFANVEQAIETEKRIKKWSQAKKKALIDGEYHKLPNLAKKKFKT, from the coding sequence ATGGTAATGATCTATTATGTTTATATTTTAAAATGTTCTGATGATACCTATTACACCGGTATCACTTCTGAACTTTGGAAACGGTTGGAAAAGCATGAATCAGGTGAATATTTCGGTAGTTATACCTCAACCCGATTACCCGTCAGTTTAGAATATTATTGTTCATTCGCAAATGTTGAGCAAGCCATAGAAACTGAGAAACGAATCAAGAAATGGTCTCAAGCCAAGAAGAAAGCTCTGATCGATGGTGAATATCATAAGCTTCCCAATTTAGCTAAGAAGAAGTTTAAGACGTAG
- a CDS encoding bifunctional GNAT family N-acetyltransferase/carbon-nitrogen hydrolase family protein: protein MSEIKETVEKIDNLSIEYLTEADYEEFKEAMIASYPDQKDNYWLKSELNKLCKKFPEGQVVLKVNDVVVAGSLSIIVNYEDFSGQYTYEQVTGNFQFTTHDAKGDVLYGIEIFIRPEYRGMRLGRRLYDYRKELCEKLNLRGIAFGGRIPGYHAFAKAMTPKEYIEKVKHREISDPVLNFQLSNDFHVSRVLKNYLDGDKQSQEYAVLLEWDNIYYTKVEESTITRKSTVRLGLVQWQMRPYKNFDELMQQAEYFVDSLAAYHADFALFPEYFNAPLMAAYNDQSVPDAIRSLAKYTVQIRERFSELAIQYNINIVTGSMPEIIDGQLYNIGNLCHRDGSIDRYEKIHVTPDEEKVWGLKGGDTIRTFDTDCGKIGILICYDSEFPELSRMLAQEGMTMLFVPFFTDTQNAYARVRLCSQARAVENECYVAIAGSIGNLPQVENMDISYAQSAVFTPCDFAFPSNGIKAEATANTEMILVADVDLDLLKELHNYGSVKNLKDRRTDLYDLRKM, encoded by the coding sequence ATGTCTGAAATTAAGGAGACTGTAGAAAAGATCGACAACCTGTCGATTGAATACCTCACCGAAGCTGATTATGAGGAGTTCAAGGAAGCCATGATCGCCTCCTATCCTGATCAGAAAGATAATTATTGGCTCAAATCAGAACTAAATAAACTTTGCAAAAAGTTTCCTGAGGGACAAGTGGTGCTCAAAGTTAACGACGTGGTCGTGGCTGGTTCACTCTCCATCATCGTGAATTATGAGGACTTTAGCGGCCAGTATACCTACGAGCAAGTAACCGGCAATTTTCAGTTTACCACACACGATGCTAAGGGCGACGTGCTTTACGGAATCGAGATTTTTATACGTCCTGAGTATCGCGGTATGCGACTGGGTCGCCGTTTGTACGATTACCGCAAGGAATTGTGCGAGAAATTAAATTTGAGAGGTATCGCATTTGGCGGGAGGATTCCTGGTTATCACGCTTTCGCGAAAGCGATGACACCCAAAGAATACATAGAAAAAGTCAAGCACCGAGAAATCAGCGATCCTGTGCTCAATTTTCAGCTTTCCAATGATTTTCACGTATCACGCGTGCTGAAAAACTATCTGGATGGCGATAAGCAATCTCAGGAATATGCCGTGTTGCTCGAGTGGGATAATATCTATTATACCAAGGTCGAGGAAAGCACCATTACGCGTAAAAGCACCGTGCGTTTAGGACTGGTACAATGGCAGATGCGCCCCTACAAAAATTTTGATGAGCTCATGCAGCAAGCGGAATATTTTGTGGACTCGCTCGCTGCCTATCATGCCGACTTTGCCCTGTTTCCAGAATATTTCAATGCACCTCTGATGGCTGCTTATAACGATCAGTCGGTGCCTGATGCCATACGATCGCTGGCAAAGTACACGGTACAGATCAGGGAACGGTTTTCAGAGCTTGCTATTCAATACAATATCAATATTGTCACCGGCTCCATGCCAGAGATTATAGATGGGCAGTTGTACAACATAGGCAATTTGTGTCATCGGGATGGAAGTATAGATCGGTACGAGAAAATCCATGTCACACCTGACGAGGAAAAAGTTTGGGGGTTGAAAGGTGGCGACACCATAAGAACCTTTGATACAGACTGCGGGAAAATAGGAATCTTGATCTGCTACGATAGTGAATTTCCTGAATTGTCGAGAATGCTGGCACAAGAAGGTATGACCATGCTTTTTGTTCCATTTTTTACCGATACTCAAAATGCTTACGCGAGAGTTCGTTTATGCTCTCAGGCACGAGCAGTAGAAAATGAGTGTTATGTTGCGATAGCCGGAAGTATAGGTAATCTACCCCAGGTAGAAAATATGGACATTAGCTATGCGCAGAGTGCGGTGTTTACCCCTTGTGATTTTGCTTTCCCATCAAACGGTATTAAAGCAGAGGCTACCGCAAACACAGAAATGATCCTCGTGGCAGATGTTGATCTGGATCTATTAAAGGAATTGCATAATTACGGGTCAGTTAAAAACCTTAAAGATCGTAGGACAGATCTTTATGATCTAAGAAAGATGTAG
- a CDS encoding deoxyhypusine synthase family protein produces the protein MTTNKPITDFIEKYFLHFNAASLVDAAKGYEKQLADGGKMLVSLAGAMSTAELGKIFAEMIRQDKVHIVSCTGANLEEDVMNLVAHSHYKRIPNYRDLTPQEEWELLEKGLNRVTDTCIPEEEAFRRLQEHIFKLWKEAEEAGERYFPHEFMYKMLLSGVLEEYYEIDIKNSWMYAAAKANLPMVVPGWEDSTMGNIFASYVLKGELKASTVKSGIEYMTFLADWYTDNSENGIGFFQIGGGIAGDFPICVVPMLYQDMERTDTPFWNYFCQISDSTTSYGSYSGAVPNEKITWGKLDIKTPKFIIESDATIVAPLVFAYLLEM, from the coding sequence ATGACTACTAACAAACCTATTACTGACTTTATTGAAAAATACTTTTTGCATTTCAACGCAGCCAGTCTGGTTGACGCTGCAAAAGGTTATGAAAAACAACTCGCTGATGGCGGTAAGATGCTGGTTTCCCTAGCAGGCGCTATGAGTACCGCGGAACTTGGGAAGATATTTGCCGAGATGATACGTCAGGATAAAGTACATATCGTTTCTTGTACAGGAGCTAACCTAGAAGAAGATGTCATGAACCTCGTGGCACACTCGCACTATAAACGCATTCCTAACTACCGTGATTTGACTCCGCAAGAGGAATGGGAACTGCTTGAAAAAGGATTGAACCGAGTAACCGATACTTGTATTCCTGAAGAAGAGGCATTCCGTCGTTTACAGGAGCATATTTTCAAGCTTTGGAAAGAAGCAGAGGAAGCTGGTGAGCGCTATTTCCCTCATGAATTCATGTATAAAATGCTGCTGTCAGGCGTACTGGAAGAATACTACGAGATCGACATTAAAAACAGCTGGATGTATGCTGCCGCGAAAGCAAACTTGCCTATGGTCGTTCCTGGTTGGGAAGATTCTACCATGGGAAATATTTTTGCCAGCTATGTTTTGAAAGGCGAGCTTAAAGCGAGTACGGTAAAATCGGGTATTGAGTACATGACCTTCCTTGCCGACTGGTACACCGATAACAGCGAGAACGGCATAGGTTTCTTTCAAATCGGCGGTGGAATAGCAGGAGATTTCCCGATCTGCGTCGTGCCTATGCTCTATCAAGATATGGAACGTACAGATACACCATTTTGGAATTACTTCTGCCAGATCAGCGATTCTACAACCAGTTATGGATCTTATTCAGGAGCGGTTCCCAATGAAAAAATCACCTGGGGTAAACTGGATATCAAAACGCCCAAATTCATTATCGAGAGCGACGCGACGATCGTAGCGCCATTGGTTTTTGCTTACCTATTAGAAATGTGA